From Pseudomonas hefeiensis, one genomic window encodes:
- a CDS encoding YncE family protein has translation MNRTTKIAVCVLAVGAALISFGVWRTAPPNLLSQAALPDTWSSQNLSRDGISVALEVKSLAEDGVLREGEFADVQFRVSDSASGQPLSGVNPGAWLDPETVAADKAQGREQSCKSRVGVFLKSSIGARPMLDLNSYFLLVMNRDASVSVVDPSVSVGGITSTMARIDIKQPPMDWVTPKDNKRVFVSMPTAGEVAVIDSEQFKLVESVAAGSNPVRVALQPDERLLWVGNNAKTAGQSGVTVIDALSLKPLKYLATGAGHHEIAFSKDGRFAFVSNRDDGTLSIIDIASLTISKQLKTGSHPLSVAYSPLSQAVYVADGKDGTVTVVDTASLAIRRVIKMKQGLGPMGFSADGRFGIVLNTLENQIAVIDAATDSMIHELDVSAEPYQVVFTKAYAYIRGLASAKVTMINLSSLGAGRTPISQGFEAGPQAPRLAGDLPLASSLTVSRDDNAVFVVNPVDNTTYFYAEGMNAPMSGYPNRGQVARAAMVIDRSLREVEPGLYSSRIKLPAAGRFDVAFLLNQPNIIHCFTALVEPDKNRAKLPGVPKVEFMLDKSTAALGSPYTVRFRIVQGQQKAQRSGVKDVQVRYFRAPTSQARQVAALDVGNGIYEAPVTLDQNGAWYLHVRAASLGTRFDDKTFASVRVLPGDAH, from the coding sequence ATGAACAGGACTACAAAAATCGCCGTTTGTGTGCTGGCTGTCGGGGCGGCGCTGATCAGCTTCGGCGTTTGGCGCACCGCGCCGCCCAACCTGCTGAGCCAGGCCGCACTGCCGGACACCTGGAGCAGTCAGAACCTCTCCCGCGACGGGATTTCGGTGGCGCTTGAGGTCAAGTCATTGGCTGAGGACGGCGTGTTGCGTGAAGGCGAGTTTGCCGACGTGCAGTTCCGCGTCAGCGACAGCGCCTCGGGCCAGCCGTTGTCGGGCGTCAATCCCGGCGCCTGGCTGGACCCGGAAACCGTTGCCGCCGACAAAGCCCAGGGCCGTGAGCAAAGCTGCAAATCCCGGGTCGGGGTCTTCCTGAAATCGAGCATCGGCGCACGCCCAATGCTCGATCTGAACAGCTACTTCCTGCTGGTGATGAACCGCGACGCCAGTGTCTCGGTGGTCGACCCGTCGGTATCGGTGGGCGGCATCACCAGCACCATGGCGCGGATCGACATTAAGCAACCCCCCATGGACTGGGTCACGCCCAAGGACAACAAACGGGTGTTCGTCTCCATGCCGACCGCCGGTGAAGTCGCGGTGATCGACAGCGAGCAATTCAAACTGGTTGAGTCGGTCGCCGCGGGCAGCAACCCGGTCCGCGTAGCCCTGCAACCGGACGAGCGCCTGCTTTGGGTCGGTAACAATGCGAAAACGGCCGGGCAGTCCGGGGTCACGGTGATCGACGCCCTTAGCCTCAAGCCACTCAAATATTTGGCCACCGGCGCCGGGCACCATGAAATCGCCTTCAGCAAAGACGGCCGTTTTGCCTTCGTCAGCAACCGTGACGACGGTACCTTGAGCATCATCGATATCGCCAGCCTGACGATAAGCAAGCAACTCAAGACCGGTTCGCACCCGCTGTCGGTGGCGTACTCGCCGCTGTCCCAGGCGGTGTATGTCGCCGACGGCAAGGACGGTACCGTGACCGTGGTCGATACCGCCAGCCTCGCGATTCGGCGGGTGATCAAGATGAAACAGGGCCTGGGCCCGATGGGGTTCAGCGCGGACGGGCGTTTCGGCATCGTGCTCAACACCCTGGAAAACCAGATCGCGGTGATCGACGCGGCCACCGATTCGATGATCCACGAACTGGACGTGTCCGCCGAACCCTACCAAGTGGTGTTCACCAAGGCCTACGCCTACATCCGTGGACTGGCCTCGGCCAAGGTCACCATGATCAACCTCTCGTCATTGGGGGCCGGGCGCACACCGATCAGCCAGGGCTTCGAAGCCGGGCCTCAGGCGCCACGGCTGGCCGGTGATTTGCCGCTGGCCTCAAGCCTGACGGTGTCGCGGGACGACAACGCGGTGTTCGTGGTCAACCCGGTGGACAACACCACCTACTTCTACGCCGAAGGCATGAACGCACCGATGTCCGGCTACCCCAATCGCGGGCAGGTGGCGCGGGCCGCCATGGTCATCGACCGCAGCCTGCGCGAGGTCGAGCCCGGGCTCTACAGTTCGCGGATCAAGCTGCCAGCGGCCGGGCGTTTCGACGTGGCTTTTTTGCTCAACCAACCGAACATCATCCATTGCTTCACGGCGCTGGTTGAACCGGACAAGAACCGCGCAAAACTTCCTGGCGTGCCAAAAGTCGAGTTCATGCTCGACAAGTCCACCGCGGCCCTCGGCAGCCCTTACACCGTGCGGTTTCGCATCGTCCAGGGCCAGCAGAAGGCACAGCGCAGCGGGGTCAAGGACGTTCAGGTGCGCTACTTCCGCGCCCCGACTTCCCAGGCCCGGCAAGTGGCCGCCCTTGACGTGGGCAACGGCATCTACGAAGCCCCGGTGACCCTCGACCAGAATGGCGCCTGGTATCTGCATGTTCGCGCGGCGTCCCTTGGCACCCGTTTCGATGACAAAACCTTTGCCAGCGTTCGGGTGTTGCCCGGCGATGCCCACTGA
- a CDS encoding lytic transglycosylase domain-containing protein, whose product MKTLTTGMLGCVLLTSVAQADVFVSVDAKGSYVLSNVHRPGRTYERIIHEPQSSLVDLDQQPQMIARQPYAELVSAAATAHELPAALLHAVIREESSYNSDATSPKGAGGLMQLMPDTAREMGVKNVYDPKANIQGGAKYLKRLLTLFDNDITLAVAAYNAGPQAVLSRGGVIPPFAETQRYVPSVLRQYRRLQGIAVDAPL is encoded by the coding sequence ATGAAAACACTCACCACAGGAATGCTCGGTTGCGTGCTGCTGACGAGCGTCGCACAGGCCGATGTCTTCGTTTCCGTGGACGCCAAGGGCAGCTATGTACTGTCCAATGTTCACCGTCCCGGCCGCACCTATGAACGGATCATTCATGAACCCCAATCCTCGCTGGTCGACCTTGATCAGCAACCCCAGATGATCGCCAGACAACCTTATGCAGAGCTGGTGTCAGCGGCCGCCACCGCCCATGAATTGCCGGCGGCGTTGCTGCACGCCGTCATCCGCGAAGAGTCCAGCTACAACTCGGATGCGACGTCCCCCAAAGGCGCCGGTGGGCTGATGCAACTGATGCCCGATACGGCGCGGGAGATGGGGGTGAAAAATGTCTATGACCCGAAAGCCAACATCCAGGGCGGCGCCAAATACCTCAAGCGCCTGCTGACCCTGTTTGATAACGACATCACCCTCGCCGTGGCGGCCTACAACGCCGGGCCACAAGCGGTGCTGAGCCGCGGCGGGGTGATCCCGCCATTTGCTGAAACCCAGCGTTATGTGCCCAGCGTCTTGCGCCAATACCGCCGCTTGCAAGGCATTGCCGTGGATGCACCGCTGTGA
- a CDS encoding type II secretion system F family protein — protein sequence MRFHLKAVGKAGVVSMTVEAPGHSEARHIVEDQGLRVVSLHVERHWRALRLRQRETFNLVLFSQELTTLLNAGLPLIDALESLAEKENAPQARKTLSELVRLLYEGKSFSQALAQLSAVFPPLYVALVQSSEKTGAVGDALGRYVSYRQRMDEVRQKIVSASIYPLLLLVVGGGVVLFLMGYVVPRFSLVFEGLGSNLPWLSRVLMSCGMFLHAHQGEFFGALAAIIVALVLLQRQPAFRRGVDRVIEKLPAVHQRIFMYELARFYRSLGILLQGGIPLVTAMGMVRNLLTPASRMRLDQACERVREGQSLSAALELNHLVTPVSLRLLRAGEQSGNLGQMMERSADFYDEEISRWIEWFVRLFEPLLMTFIGLLIGVIVILMYIPIFELASSIH from the coding sequence ATGCGCTTTCATCTCAAGGCAGTGGGCAAGGCCGGCGTGGTCTCGATGACCGTCGAAGCGCCGGGCCACAGTGAAGCCCGGCATATCGTCGAAGACCAGGGTTTGCGAGTGGTCAGCCTGCACGTTGAGCGACACTGGCGCGCGTTGCGCCTTCGACAACGCGAGACATTCAACCTGGTGTTGTTCAGCCAGGAATTGACCACCTTGCTCAATGCCGGCTTGCCGTTGATCGATGCGCTGGAAAGCCTGGCAGAAAAAGAGAACGCGCCGCAGGCACGTAAAACCCTGAGTGAACTGGTGCGCCTGCTCTACGAAGGCAAATCGTTCTCCCAGGCATTGGCCCAGTTGTCAGCGGTGTTTCCCCCACTCTACGTGGCGTTGGTGCAGTCCAGTGAGAAGACTGGCGCCGTGGGCGATGCCCTGGGCCGCTATGTCAGCTATCGACAGCGCATGGACGAGGTCCGGCAAAAGATCGTCAGCGCTTCGATCTACCCCCTGCTATTGCTGGTGGTGGGCGGTGGCGTGGTGCTGTTCTTGATGGGTTACGTGGTGCCGCGCTTCAGCCTGGTGTTCGAAGGGCTGGGGTCGAATCTGCCGTGGTTGTCGCGAGTGCTAATGAGCTGTGGGATGTTCCTGCACGCCCACCAGGGTGAATTCTTCGGCGCATTGGCGGCAATCATCGTCGCCCTCGTCTTACTTCAGCGACAACCGGCCTTTCGTCGGGGCGTTGACCGTGTGATCGAAAAACTCCCGGCGGTTCATCAACGCATCTTCATGTACGAACTGGCCCGTTTCTATCGTTCACTGGGGATTCTGCTGCAAGGCGGTATCCCCCTCGTAACCGCCATGGGTATGGTCCGCAACTTGCTCACCCCCGCCTCCCGCATGCGCCTGGACCAGGCCTGCGAACGGGTGCGCGAGGGGCAATCGCTGTCGGCCGCGCTGGAACTCAATCACTTGGTGACCCCGGTGTCCCTGCGTTTGCTACGCGCCGGCGAACAGTCAGGCAACCTCGGACAAATGATGGAACGCAGCGCCGACTTCTACGACGAGGAGATCAGCCGCTGGATCGAATGGTTCGTGCGTTTGTTCGAACCGCTGTTGATGACCTTTATCGGGCTGTTGATCGGGGTGATCGTGATCCTGATGTACATCCCGATTTTCGAGCTGGCCTCGAGCATTCACTGA
- a CDS encoding SCO family protein — MNRFAHRGLLMFCLLAAGIGQALAHSADEHAGHDMPARSASSQSAQVKFADVALVDQNGKPVRLEKDLVTDKIVVMSFIYTSCTTVCPVVSSIMGKVQKQLGARVGDEVQLVSISIDPQRDDAKRLNDYARSFQKGLGWSWLTGSSQSINETLKGLGSFSGDFKSHQPLILVGDGNSRHWTRYYGFTDPAVLIRQVEKLHSQRNVHAKHTAIAMEPQP, encoded by the coding sequence ATGAACCGATTCGCACACCGTGGACTGCTGATGTTCTGTCTATTGGCCGCCGGCATCGGCCAGGCCCTGGCGCACTCGGCGGATGAACACGCCGGGCACGACATGCCGGCCAGAAGCGCCAGTTCGCAGAGCGCCCAGGTCAAATTCGCCGACGTCGCGCTGGTGGACCAGAACGGCAAACCGGTGCGGCTGGAGAAGGATCTGGTCACCGACAAGATCGTGGTCATGAGTTTTATCTACACCAGTTGCACCACGGTGTGCCCGGTGGTGTCCTCGATCATGGGCAAGGTGCAGAAACAGCTCGGCGCTCGGGTCGGCGACGAAGTGCAACTGGTGTCCATCAGCATCGACCCGCAGCGCGATGACGCCAAGCGTCTCAACGACTATGCCCGCAGCTTCCAGAAGGGGCTGGGCTGGAGCTGGCTGACTGGCAGCTCGCAGTCGATCAACGAAACCCTCAAGGGCCTCGGCTCTTTCAGCGGTGACTTCAAAAGCCATCAGCCGCTGATTCTGGTGGGAGACGGCAACAGCCGTCACTGGACGCGCTATTACGGTTTCACCGACCCGGCCGTGCTGATTCGCCAGGTCGAGAAACTTCACAGCCAGCGCAACGTTCACGCCAAACACACCGCCATTGCCATGGAACCCCAGCCATGA
- the mnxG gene encoding manganese-oxidizing multicopper oxidase MnxG, with translation MTGIPYASSLFKFALLVVSMSGIGLAEAALRCERNLVANVVALDQPLMFNRLGAQNVNGMMFALRRDVVDDHNVSLAHGGAAVPGKVSLRPDKRPRPLVLRVAAGDCLTINLQNLLAYQANPGSHENGEEGEIEGEVEIGNVDQFKVDEQVADRHVGFQVNGLQAVDSIDDIASYTGRNGNSLVAPGATRSYTLFAEREGAFAASSRGATFGGEGDAGNVANGLFGQVVVVPKGGRSYRNTVTEEEMRLASTGRTPAGQPIVDYQARYPQREPWIREGKAGSPIISMVDGNEIISSESDAIVMGSNADGSFPPSTYPLEAVGKRNPAIPNRLEPFRDFASQFQDETAATQAFPAYWSDPVMAHVLEPTRDSFMINYGSGGMGAEVVANRLGVGPMHDCLSCAYEEFFLSSHTVGDVAMLVDVPANAGLEGILPGQVPRADQIGVKATMALYPSEPANVNHSYIGDFVKFRNTHNGHEQHIFHLHGHQWLFNPNDDNSDYVDAQGIGPGAGYTYEIANGGSGNRNRVAGDAIYHCHFYPHFAQGMWSMWRVHDVFEEGTRLEVSQQGPDGFHSEPYALRSGKPAAGARALPDGEIIAGTPIPAVVPLPGKAMAPMPGKVVVVPKIGQTLVAGNDDDDEEDDDDDGEHHGGGGGAQAIGSLALVDRSEANRNADGSLKNPGYPFWIGGMETSVGQRPPTPPLDMLDAAKAQSLKSSGNALWANLDPAQSGGWDGGLGRHSLDGFSAGGVAHTVTTSLDFSKEVTRAKPIYLPEEGTEVEQAAMAFHAKKDYPSFAVLPGNQIVASNFRTNGALPIAGAPYYEPCMDDRQKRLTSSAGTGEFASGERIDGMSFTGSSTFTADRPRVYKAANIQFDAVYNKVGYHFPQARILALWEDAWPVITKQRPPEPLVMRMNTFDCVQYQQTNLVPATYEMDDYQVRTPTDVIGQHIHLPKWDLTAADGSANGWNYEDGVLSPGAVQERIHAIREFNQCESSDPRDGTPDCPKAKSHPYFGQFGRADWVGARTAMQRWFADPVVNAKGVDRGLGTIFTHDHLGPSTHQQIGLYATVLAEPAGSTWFHAETGEPLYSGARQDGGPTSWQAVVSSGDLDGDGKNDSFREFFLEYSDFQHAYEAGVYVGAGPNGVPDPQAFPATADSFRYAINPPVRNNASNLLDGIVEVQGGLVSGCPSRPCPQAISVDDPGMFVVNYRNEPLALRVYDPNKVGPDGKRGMQADGLGGDLAYAMQSRTDRAIPAMNLAPNLVTAATGPTGGTTLFPPHINRGGAEPGDPFTPMLRTYTGDNVRLRVHAGGHEEEHNVTLHGVKWLQSGSGFGNSSNSGWRSSQMVGISEQMGFNAPVSMLSSSAATTGDYLYSMDASIEGYWNGIWGVMRNYTTQRSDLFALPNNPKPTGMRNTVAFDGICPRYGANPNGIGTRPTVQRNYEVVAALANDILGNPLNLSMADPAGLGQHVGGPLKPAGGTLVYNSRAVSIAQVSVTDPEDGETFTIGGQSGPLHDPTAILYVRKSDLDAVTGKLKPGVPVEPLVLRAAAGDCIKITLENRLPVVMPDLTQTAVMQGIVKRDRNDGMGSTIFTNNLLRPSSHVGLHAQLLAYDITKSDGTNVGANPIQTVPPRIGNSGAYPTRTYQYYAGHLEREGKPISQLGRRVDNINATAVEFGGLNFTPADVIKQPQKGLGGAMSILPIGATWVDDVRKVTATVTAPGQTTYRDFAMVWQKALNIRWANGRPVEGIAAEGLGVPTDPQDNSSMAINYKTEPLWYRFGLAPDAPFGHADGAGYGDVPNAHMAYSNALIGGDPQTPVLYVKPGQPFRTHILMPTGGSRGTTFQLDGHVWSVNPFQSEKSDSGGYPMMTPGVGAVRFGYNPMSMYIGARESILPAAHFSFMHPSAGGSNAIPGDYLFRDYGAYGNTAGLWGLLRVTNEPEPEPAP, from the coding sequence ATGACCGGCATACCCTACGCTTCGTCCTTGTTTAAATTTGCGCTTCTGGTGGTCTCGATGTCCGGCATCGGGTTGGCCGAGGCGGCACTGCGTTGCGAGCGCAACCTGGTGGCGAACGTCGTGGCGCTGGATCAGCCGCTGATGTTCAACCGCCTCGGCGCGCAAAACGTCAATGGCATGATGTTCGCCCTGCGCCGCGATGTGGTCGACGACCACAATGTATCCCTGGCCCATGGCGGCGCTGCAGTGCCAGGCAAAGTCTCGCTGCGGCCCGACAAGCGTCCGCGGCCCTTGGTGTTGCGCGTGGCGGCCGGTGACTGCCTGACCATCAACCTGCAGAATCTGCTGGCGTACCAGGCCAACCCCGGAAGCCACGAAAACGGGGAGGAGGGTGAGATTGAGGGTGAGGTCGAAATCGGTAACGTCGATCAGTTCAAGGTCGATGAGCAGGTCGCCGATCGCCATGTCGGTTTCCAGGTCAACGGCCTGCAAGCGGTCGACAGCATCGACGATATCGCCTCGTACACCGGGCGCAACGGCAATTCGTTGGTTGCCCCTGGCGCAACCCGTTCCTACACTTTATTCGCCGAGCGCGAAGGGGCGTTCGCCGCCAGCAGCCGCGGCGCGACCTTCGGCGGCGAAGGCGATGCCGGCAACGTTGCCAATGGCCTGTTCGGCCAGGTCGTCGTGGTGCCCAAGGGCGGGCGCAGCTACCGCAACACCGTGACCGAAGAAGAGATGCGCCTGGCCAGCACCGGCCGCACGCCGGCCGGTCAACCGATCGTCGATTACCAGGCGCGCTACCCACAACGTGAGCCCTGGATCCGTGAAGGAAAGGCCGGTTCACCGATCATCAGCATGGTCGACGGCAATGAAATCATTTCCAGCGAAAGCGACGCGATTGTGATGGGCAGCAACGCCGACGGCAGCTTCCCGCCGTCGACCTATCCGCTGGAAGCCGTCGGCAAACGCAATCCGGCTATTCCGAATCGGCTGGAACCGTTCCGCGATTTCGCCTCGCAGTTCCAGGATGAAACCGCCGCGACCCAGGCATTCCCCGCTTATTGGTCTGACCCGGTGATGGCCCACGTGCTGGAACCGACCCGTGACTCGTTCATGATCAACTATGGCTCCGGCGGCATGGGCGCCGAGGTAGTGGCCAACCGTTTAGGTGTTGGGCCGATGCACGATTGCCTGTCCTGCGCCTATGAAGAATTTTTCCTCAGTTCGCACACCGTCGGCGACGTGGCGATGCTGGTGGACGTACCGGCCAACGCCGGTCTGGAAGGGATTCTTCCAGGACAGGTGCCACGTGCCGATCAGATTGGCGTCAAGGCGACCATGGCGCTGTATCCCTCCGAGCCGGCCAACGTCAACCACAGCTACATCGGCGACTTCGTCAAATTCCGCAACACCCACAACGGTCACGAACAGCATATCTTCCACCTGCACGGCCATCAGTGGTTGTTCAACCCCAACGACGACAACTCTGACTATGTGGATGCCCAAGGCATCGGCCCGGGCGCCGGCTACACCTATGAAATCGCTAACGGTGGGTCGGGCAACCGTAACCGCGTAGCGGGTGATGCGATCTACCATTGCCACTTCTACCCGCACTTTGCCCAAGGCATGTGGAGCATGTGGCGGGTTCACGATGTGTTTGAAGAAGGCACCAGACTCGAAGTCTCCCAACAAGGCCCTGACGGATTCCACAGCGAACCCTATGCGTTGCGCAGCGGCAAACCCGCAGCGGGTGCCCGAGCCTTGCCTGATGGCGAAATCATCGCCGGCACACCGATTCCTGCGGTGGTGCCGCTGCCGGGCAAAGCCATGGCGCCCATGCCAGGCAAGGTCGTGGTGGTGCCGAAAATTGGCCAGACCCTGGTCGCCGGTAATGACGACGATGATGAGGAAGATGACGATGACGATGGCGAACACCACGGGGGCGGCGGCGGCGCCCAAGCGATCGGTTCCCTGGCCCTGGTGGATCGCAGCGAAGCCAACCGCAATGCTGACGGCAGTCTGAAAAACCCTGGCTATCCGTTCTGGATCGGTGGCATGGAAACCTCGGTCGGCCAACGTCCACCGACTCCACCACTGGACATGCTAGACGCGGCCAAGGCTCAGTCCTTGAAGTCCAGCGGCAACGCTTTGTGGGCCAACCTCGACCCGGCGCAGTCCGGTGGTTGGGACGGTGGTCTGGGGCGTCATTCCCTGGACGGTTTCTCCGCCGGAGGGGTGGCGCATACCGTGACCACGTCGCTGGATTTCTCCAAGGAAGTGACCCGCGCCAAACCGATCTACCTGCCGGAAGAGGGCACCGAAGTCGAACAAGCGGCCATGGCCTTCCACGCGAAAAAGGACTACCCCAGCTTTGCTGTATTGCCCGGGAATCAAATCGTGGCGAGCAATTTTCGCACCAACGGCGCCTTGCCGATTGCCGGCGCACCGTACTACGAACCGTGTATGGATGATCGGCAAAAACGCCTGACCAGCAGTGCTGGTACCGGCGAGTTTGCCAGTGGCGAACGGATCGACGGCATGTCCTTCACCGGTTCATCGACCTTCACCGCCGACCGTCCACGGGTCTACAAAGCGGCGAATATCCAGTTCGACGCGGTGTACAACAAGGTCGGCTACCACTTCCCGCAAGCGCGCATTCTGGCGCTGTGGGAAGACGCCTGGCCGGTGATCACCAAGCAGCGCCCACCAGAGCCTTTGGTGATGCGTATGAACACCTTCGATTGCGTGCAGTACCAGCAAACCAACCTGGTACCGGCCACCTATGAGATGGACGACTATCAGGTGCGCACGCCAACCGATGTGATCGGCCAGCACATTCACCTGCCCAAATGGGACCTGACGGCGGCCGACGGTTCGGCCAACGGCTGGAACTACGAAGACGGCGTGCTTTCCCCTGGGGCGGTGCAAGAACGCATCCATGCCATTCGCGAATTCAACCAGTGTGAAAGCTCCGACCCACGCGACGGCACGCCGGACTGCCCGAAAGCCAAGAGTCACCCGTACTTCGGTCAATTTGGCCGGGCGGACTGGGTCGGCGCGCGCACGGCGATGCAGCGCTGGTTTGCCGATCCGGTGGTCAATGCCAAAGGTGTCGACCGTGGCCTGGGGACCATCTTCACCCACGACCATCTCGGCCCATCGACTCACCAACAGATTGGCCTGTACGCCACCGTGCTGGCTGAACCGGCCGGCTCCACCTGGTTTCACGCTGAAACCGGCGAGCCGTTGTACAGCGGCGCGCGGCAGGACGGCGGGCCGACTTCGTGGCAAGCGGTGGTGTCTAGCGGTGACCTGGACGGCGACGGCAAGAACGACAGCTTCCGTGAGTTCTTCCTCGAGTACAGCGACTTCCAGCATGCCTATGAAGCCGGTGTGTATGTGGGCGCTGGCCCGAACGGCGTACCTGATCCGCAAGCCTTCCCGGCCACGGCGGACAGCTTCCGCTATGCAATCAACCCTCCGGTGCGCAATAACGCCAGCAACTTGCTGGACGGCATCGTCGAAGTGCAGGGCGGACTGGTTTCGGGCTGCCCAAGCCGGCCGTGCCCGCAAGCTATTTCGGTCGATGACCCCGGCATGTTCGTGGTCAATTACCGCAACGAACCGCTGGCCCTGCGGGTGTACGACCCGAACAAGGTCGGCCCGGACGGCAAGCGCGGCATGCAGGCCGACGGCCTCGGCGGCGACCTGGCGTATGCCATGCAAAGCCGTACCGACCGTGCTATCCCGGCGATGAACCTGGCACCTAACCTGGTCACCGCGGCCACTGGCCCAACTGGCGGCACCACGCTGTTCCCACCGCATATCAACCGTGGTGGCGCAGAACCGGGTGACCCGTTCACCCCGATGTTGCGCACCTACACCGGTGACAACGTGCGGCTACGGGTGCATGCCGGTGGTCACGAAGAAGAGCACAACGTAACTCTGCACGGCGTGAAATGGCTGCAAAGCGGTTCCGGCTTCGGCAACAGCTCCAACTCCGGCTGGCGCTCGTCGCAGATGGTCGGTATCTCCGAACAGATGGGCTTCAATGCGCCTGTCTCGATGCTCTCCAGTTCGGCGGCGACCACGGGGGATTACCTGTACTCGATGGACGCTTCGATTGAAGGTTACTGGAACGGTATCTGGGGCGTGATGCGCAACTACACGACCCAGCGCAGCGATCTGTTCGCATTGCCAAACAACCCGAAACCGACCGGTATGCGCAACACGGTGGCGTTCGATGGCATCTGCCCACGGTACGGCGCCAACCCGAACGGCATCGGCACCCGGCCGACCGTGCAACGCAACTATGAAGTGGTTGCGGCGCTGGCCAACGACATCCTTGGCAATCCGTTGAATCTGTCCATGGCTGATCCGGCCGGGCTTGGGCAACACGTCGGCGGGCCGTTGAAACCGGCGGGCGGCACCCTGGTGTACAACTCGCGGGCGGTGAGCATTGCGCAGGTCTCCGTGACTGATCCTGAAGATGGCGAGACCTTCACCATCGGCGGGCAGAGCGGACCGTTGCATGACCCGACGGCGATCCTGTACGTGCGTAAATCCGACCTTGATGCGGTCACCGGCAAGCTCAAACCCGGTGTGCCTGTCGAACCGTTGGTGCTGCGCGCAGCGGCCGGTGATTGCATCAAAATCACCCTGGAAAACCGTCTGCCGGTCGTCATGCCGGACCTGACCCAGACCGCGGTGATGCAAGGCATCGTCAAGCGTGATCGTAACGATGGCATGGGCTCGACCATCTTCACCAACAACCTGCTGCGCCCGTCCAGCCACGTTGGCCTGCATGCACAACTGCTGGCGTATGACATCACCAAATCCGATGGCACCAATGTCGGCGCCAACCCGATCCAGACCGTGCCACCGCGCATCGGCAACAGCGGCGCGTACCCGACCCGTACTTATCAGTACTACGCCGGGCACCTGGAGCGTGAAGGCAAGCCGATCTCGCAACTGGGCCGCAGAGTCGACAACATCAACGCTACGGCGGTGGAGTTCGGCGGGTTGAATTTCACTCCGGCGGACGTCATCAAACAGCCGCAAAAAGGCCTGGGGGGTGCAATGAGCATCCTGCCGATCGGCGCCACCTGGGTCGACGACGTTCGCAAAGTGACGGCGACCGTCACGGCGCCGGGGCAAACCACCTACCGCGACTTTGCGATGGTCTGGCAGAAAGCCTTGAACATCCGCTGGGCCAACGGCAGGCCGGTGGAAGGCATTGCGGCGGAAGGTCTTGGGGTGCCGACGGATCCACAGGACAACTCGAGCATGGCCATCAACTACAAGACCGAGCCACTGTGGTACCGCTTCGGCCTGGCGCCGGATGCGCCGTTCGGGCACGCCGATGGCGCCGGTTACGGTGACGTGCCTAACGCGCATATGGCGTACAGCAATGCGCTGATCGGGGGCGATCCTCAGACACCGGTGCTGTATGTGAAACCGGGGCAACCGTTCCGCACCCACATCCTGATGCCGACCGGTGGCAGTCGCGGCACGACCTTCCAACTGGACGGTCACGTCTGGTCGGTCAACCCGTTCCAGTCAGAGAAGAGCGACTCCGGTGGCTATCCGATGATGACACCTGGGGTGGGGGCGGTGCGGTTCGGCTACAACCCGATGTCGATGTACATCGGCGCTCGTGAAAGCATCCTGCCGGCGGCGCACTTCAGCTTCATGCATCCGAGCGCCGGGGGCAGCAATGCGATACCGGGGGACTACCTGTTCCGCGACTACGGCGCCTACGGCAATACCGCCGGACTTTGGGGATTGCTGCGGGTGACCAACGAACCTGAACCTGAACCGGCACCGTAA
- the gspG gene encoding type II secretion system major pseudopilin GspG, whose amino-acid sequence MNQRLRSAPCTQSGFTLLELLVVLVVLGLLAGIVAPKYFAQLGRSEVKVAKAQIEGLGKALDLYRLEVGHYPSTEQGLQALVTAPSDETKWTGPYLQKKLPQDPWGRNYNYRYPGENGEYDLLSMGKDGQPGGEGENAEVTSWQ is encoded by the coding sequence ATGAATCAGCGTTTGCGTTCCGCCCCGTGCACTCAAAGCGGGTTCACCCTGCTCGAACTATTGGTGGTGCTGGTGGTGCTGGGGCTGTTGGCCGGCATCGTCGCTCCGAAGTATTTCGCCCAACTGGGCCGCTCCGAAGTGAAGGTGGCCAAGGCGCAAATCGAAGGTTTGGGCAAGGCGCTCGACCTGTACCGTCTGGAGGTCGGTCATTACCCGTCGACCGAACAGGGTTTGCAGGCGCTGGTCACTGCGCCAAGCGATGAAACCAAATGGACCGGGCCTTACTTGCAGAAAAAGCTGCCGCAGGACCCGTGGGGCCGTAACTACAACTACCGCTACCCCGGCGAAAACGGCGAATACGATCTGCTGTCCATGGGCAAAGACGGTCAACCCGGCGGCGAAGGCGAAAACGCCGAAGTCACCAGTTGGCAATGA